One genomic segment of Hordeum vulgare subsp. vulgare chromosome 2H, MorexV3_pseudomolecules_assembly, whole genome shotgun sequence includes these proteins:
- the LOC123425613 gene encoding O-fucosyltransferase 36-like, translating to MDREPSVSDEDDDLETLVPQNHTKPPSPSSRSRASFSISGFRPALPSSATSLGRVLWSRRYLLICVCLPVLFIILFFSLGGASSLPASIRLPSASPAADLASSRMREAELHALYLLRSQRSGLLSLFNRTAAPEPTNSSTAAPVSLSDLQAALLSQIKINREIQEALLSTHHSGAGNATEDALDLDLPGPGCRRRELPYNRRTIEWNPKKNRYLFAICLSGQMSNHLICLEKHMFFAALLGRILVVPSQKVDYQYDRVLDINHINECIGRKVVITYEEFVDKRKKVSIDQFICYVGSPPCYMDEDHIKKLKSVGISMGKIEAAWPEDAKLKEPKKRYAADITAKFTTDAEVLAVGELFYADAEEEWMMQPGGPLAHKCRTLIQPSRLIMLTAQRFVQTFLGGNYIALHFRRHGFLKFCNVKKESCFFPIPQAAGCILRIIEKANAPVIYLSTDAAGSETNLLQSLIVFNDRQVPLVRRPEHEGSEKWDALLYRKHMGGDDQVEAMLDKTICALSNVFIGSSGSTFTEDIFRLRRGWGSMSYCDEYLCQGEPPNYIAELE from the exons atggaccgCGAACCCTCCGTctccgacgaggacgacgacctcGAGACCCTCGTCCCCCAGAACCACACAAAGCCTCCTTCCCCCTCGTCCCGCTCCCGGGCCTCCTTCAGCATCTCCGGCTTCCGCCCCGCGCTTCCCTCCTCCGCCACATCTCTCGGCCGCGTCCTCTGGTCCCGCCGATACCTCCTCATctgcgtctgcctccccgtcctcttcatcatcctcttcttctccctCGGCGGCGCCTCGTCTCTCCCCGCCTCCATCCGGCTACCCTCCGCCTCGCCCGCCGCCGACCTTGCCTCCTCCCGCATGCGCGAGGCCGAGCTCCACGCGCTCTATCTCCTCCGCTCCCAGCGTTCCGGCCTCCTCAGCCTCTTCAACCGCACTGCCGCCCCTGAGCCCACCAAcagctccaccgccgcccctgtcTCGTTGTCTGATCTCCAGGCTGCGCTCCTCAGCCAGATCAAGATCAACCGCGAGATCCAGGAGGCGCTCCTCTCAACGCACCACTCTGGGGCCGGCAATGCCACAGAAGATGCTTTGGATCTTGATCTGCCAGGCCCCGGGTGCAGGAGGAGGGAATTGCCGTACAACCGGCGGACGATAGAGTGGAACCCCAAGAAGAATCGGTACCTGTTCGCCATCTGTCTCTCTGGGCAAATGTCGAACCACTTGATTTGCTTGGAGAAGCACATGTTCTTCGCCGCACTTCTTGGCCGGATCTTGGTGGTTCCCAGCCAGAAGGTAGATTATCAGTACGACCGGGTGCTTGATATCAACCACATTAATGAGTGTATTGGAAGGAAGGTTGTGATTACTTATGAGGAATTTGTGGATAAAAGGAAGAAAGTGAGCATCGATCAATTTATATGTTACGTGGGGTCGCCCCCTTGTTACATGGATGAGGATCATATTAAGAAGTTGAAGAGTGTGGGGATTTCAATGGGCAAGATTGAGGCTGCTTGGCCAGAGGATGCAAAACTGAAGGAGCCAAAGAAGAGATATGCAGCAGATATCACGGCAAAGTTCACGACAGACGCTGAGGTGCTTGCAGTCGGTGAGTTGTTCTATGCTGATGCTGAGGAAGAGTGGATGATGCAGCCTGGTGGTCCATTGGCTCACAAATGCAGGACTTTGATCCAACCAAGCAGGCTCATAATGCTTACCGCGCAGCGATTTGTGCAGACTTTCTTGGGTGGAAACTACATTGCTTTGCATTTCCGTCGACATGGCTTTCTTAAGTTCTG TAATGTGAAGAAAGAGAGCTGCTTCTTTCCTATCCCTCAGGCAGCAGGATGCATCCTGCGAATCATCGAGAAAGCTAATGCCCCAGTAATATATCTGTCGACTGATGCTGCTGGGAGTGAGACGAATCTTCTGCAGTCGTTGATTGTATTCAATGACCGGCAAGTACCTCTTGTGAGAAGACCAGAGCATGAAGGTTCGGAGAAGTGGGATGCCTTGTTATACAGAAAACACATGGGTGGAGATGATCAG GTCGAGGCCATGCTCGACAAGACAATTTGCGCTTTGTCAAACGTTTTCATAGGGTCATCGGGCTCCACCTTCACAGAGGATATCTTCAGGCTACGGAGGGGCTGGGGATCGATGTCCTACTGCGACGAGTACCTCTGCCAGGGTGAGCCACCCAACTACATAGCAGAGCTAGAGTGA